The proteins below come from a single Benincasa hispida cultivar B227 chromosome 4, ASM972705v1, whole genome shotgun sequence genomic window:
- the LOC120075990 gene encoding synaptotagmin-2, with translation MGLLSSILGFFGFGLGTSVGLVVGYYMFIYFQPSDVKDPVVRPLVEQDTASLLRMMPEIPLWVKNPDYDRVDWLNKFLEIMWPYLDKAICKTVRNIAKPIIAEQIPKYKIDAVDFDTLTLGSLPPTLQGMKVYMTDDKELIMEPCMKWAGNPNVTVSVKAFGLKATVQVVDLQVFAIPRITLKPLVPSFPCFAKIFVSLMEKPHVDFGLKLFGADAMSIPGLYRFVQELIKDQVANMYLWPKTLEVSIMDPAKAMKKPVGILHVKVLRALKLKKKDLFGASDPYLKLKLTEDKLPSKKTTVKHTNLNPVWNEEFTFVVKDPESQALELVLYDWEQVGKHDKMGMNVVPLKELTPDESKEFTLDVLKNMDPNDTQNEKSRGQLVVELLYKPFKDDEAPKDVEDVEAVQKAPDGTPDGGGLLVVIIHQAEDVEGKHHTNPYVRLLFRGEEKRTKHVKKNRDPRWDEEFQFMLEEPPVNDRIHVEVLSASSRIGLLHPKETLGYVDINLGDVVSNKRINAKYHLIDSKNGRIQIELQWRTSS, from the exons ATGGGGTTGCTTAGTAGTATACTGGGTTTCTTTGGCTTTGGCTTGGGAACTTCGGTTGGGCTTGTGGTTGGATATTATATGTTCATCTATTTTCAGCCATCAGATGTCAAG GATCCTGTTGTTCGCCCTTTGGTTGAGCAAGATACTGCCTCGTTGTTGCGGATGATGCCAGAAATACCTCTATGGGTGAAAAATCCTGATTATGATCGT GTTGACTGGCTCAACAAATTCCTTGAAATTATGTGGCCTTACTTGGACAAG GCCATTTGCAAGACGGTGAGGAACATAGCAAAGCCTATTATTGCAGAGCAAATTCCAAAATACAAAATCGACGCTGTTGATTTCGACACTCTTACATTGGGCAGCTTACCACCCACTTTGCAAG GAATGAAAGTTTATATGACTGATGATAAAGAGCTGATCATGGAGCCATGTATGAAATGGGCAGGAAATCCGAATGTTACTGTTTCAGTGAAAGCATTTGGATTGAAAGCGACAGTTCAG GTGGTTGATTTGCAAGTGTTTGCTATTCCACGTATCACCCTGAAGCCTTTGGTCCCATCATTTCCTTGCTTTGCCAAAATATTTGTGTCTCTCATGGAGAAG CCCCATGTCGATTTTGGACTGAAATTGTTCGGTGCAGATGCGATGTCCATCCCAGGGCTGTATAGGTTTGTTCAG GAACTAATAAAAGACCAAGTTGCCAATATGTATCTATGGCCTAAGACCCTCGAAGTATCGATAATGGATCCTGCAAA AGCCATGAAGAAACCTGTCGGCATCCTTCATGTGAAGGTTTTGAGAGCACTAAAGCTTAAAAAGAAAGATCTATTTGGGGCATCAGATCCGTATTTAAAACTGAAGCTCACTGAAGACAAGCTTCCTTCTAAGAAAACAACTGTTAAACACACGAATTTGAACCCAGTATGGAATGAGGAGTTTACCTTTGTCGTGAAAGATCCCGAGTCTCAAGCTTTGGAACTTGTTCTTTATGATTGGGAGCAG gtTGGCAAGCACGATAAGATGGGAATGAACGTTGTTCCACTGAAAGAACTTACACCTGACGAGTCCAAGGAATTTACTCTTGACGTGTTGAAAAATATGGATCCTAATGATACACAAAATGAGAAGTCGAGAGGGCAGCTTGTTGTAGAATTGTTATACAAACCTTTCAAGGATGATGAAGCTCCGAAAGATGTTGAAGATGTAGAAGCAGTACAAAAGGCTCCTGATGGAACGCCTGATGGCGGAGGCTTGCTCGTCGTCATAATCCATCAAGCTGAAGATGTGGAAGGGAAGCATCATACAAATCCCTACGTCCGGTTACTTTTCAGAggagaggagaaaagaactaaG CACGTCAAGAAAAATCGGGATCCAAGATGGGACGAGGAGTTCCAGTTTATGCTCGAGGAGCCACCTGTCAATGATCGGATTCATGTGGAAGTACTCAGTGCCTCTTCAAGGATAGGCCTGCTTCACCCCAAG GAAACTTTGGGCTATGTGGACATAAACCTAGGTGATGTTGTCTCAAACAAGAGGATTAATgcaaagtatcatctcatcgaCTCGAAGAACGGTCGGATCCAAATCGAGCTACAATGGAGAACTTCATCATAG
- the LOC120075735 gene encoding endoplasmin homolog, whose product MRKWTIASALLLLCLLSLVSDKGPRFHAKADGDADKVVDPPKVEEKIGAVPHGLSTDSDVVKRESESISKRSLRSSGEKFEFQAEVSRLMDIIINSLYSNKDIFLRELISNASDALDKIRFLSLTDKEILGEGDNSKLEIQIKLDKANKILSIRDRGIGMTKEDLIKNLGTIAKSGTSAFVEKMQTSGDLNLIGQFGVGFYSVYLVADYVEVISKHNDDKQHVWESKADGAFAISEDTWNEPLGRGTEIRLHLRDEAQEYLEEGKLKDLVKRYSEFINFPIYIWGSKEVEVEVPADEDESNDEEESPESSSEEGEDDDAEKDEDAERPKTKKVKETTYEWELLNDVKAIWLRSPKEVTEEEYTKFYHSLAKDFGDEKPMSWSHFNAEGDVEFKAVLFVPPKAPHDLYESYYNSKKSNLKLYVRRVFISDEFDELLPKYLNFLLGLVDSDTLPLNVSREMLQQHSSLKTIKKKLIRKALDMIRKIAEEDPDESSDKEKKDVEKRGDDDEKKGQYTRFWNEFGKSIKLGIIEDATNRNRLAKLLRFESTKSDGKLTSLDQYISRMKSGQKDIFYITGSSKEQLEKSPFLERLKKKNYEVIFFTDPVDEYLMQYLMDYEDKKFQNVSKEGLKLGKDSKDKELKESFKDLTKWWKTALSFDNVDDVKVSNRLDNTPCVVVTSKYGWSANMERIMQSQTLSDASKQAYMRGKRVLEINPRHPIVKDLRERIVKNPEDEGAKQAAKLMYQTALLESGFILSDPKDFASQIYDTVKTSLNISPDATVDEEEEAEVEAETESKGAEAEDTFKSETADEAVKDEL is encoded by the exons ATGAGGAAGTGGACGATCGCCTCTGCTCTTCTCCTTCTTTGCCTTCTCTCTCTCGTATCAGATAAAG GTCCTAGATTTCATGCCAAGGCTGACGGTGATGCTGACAAGGTTGTAGATCCACCAAAGGTTGAGGAAAAGATCGGCGCCGTTCCACATGGTCTCTCCACTGATTCTGATGTTGTCAAGAG AGAGTCGGAGTCAATCTCAAAGAGATCTCTTCGCAGCAGCGGGGAGAAATTTGAGTTCCAAGCTGAGGTGTCTCGTCTCATGGATATTATTATCAATTCCTTATATAGTAACAAAGACATTTTCCTCAGAGAATTGATCTCCAACGCTTCTGAT GCGTTGGATAAGATTAGGTTCCTTTCCCTGACCGATAAAGAAATATTGGGTGAGGGCGACAATTCGAAGCTGGAGATTCAA ATTAAGTTGGACAAAGCAAACAAAATCCTTTCAATTCGCGACAGGGGTATTGGTATGACGAAAGAGGATTTGATTAAGAACTTGGGAACCATAGCAAAATCTGGAACTTCAG CATTTGTGGAAAAAATGCAGACAAGCGGAGATCTCAATCTTATTGGACAATTTGGAGTGGGTTTCTACTCCGTGTATCTTGTGGCTGATTACGTTGAAGTAATCAGTAAACACAACGATGACAAACA ACATGTGTGGGAGTCCAAGGCTGATGGAGCATTCGCAATTTCTGAAGATACTTGGAATGAACCTTTAGGTCGTGGAACTGAAATTAGACTGCACCTTAGAGATGAAGCTCAAGAATACCTGGAGGAGGGCAAACTGAAA GATTTGGTGAAAAGATACTCAGAATTTATAAACTTCCCCATTTATATCTGGGGAAGCAAAGAGGTTGAGGTGGAGGTTCCTGCAGATGAGGATGAATCCAACGATGAAGAAGAATCAC CTGAAAGCTCTTCGGAAGAAGGGGAAGATGATGATGCTGAAAAGGATGAAGACGCTGAAAGGCCGAAGACAAAGAAAGTCAAAGAAACAACTTATGAATGGGAGCTTTTGAATGATGTGAAAGCCATATGGCTGCGGAGTCCCAAAGAAGTGACGGAGGAAGAGTATACTAAATTCTACCACTCTCTTGCTAAG GATTTTGGTGATGAAAAGCCTATGTCATGGAGTCACTTTAACGCAGAAGGTGATGTTGAGTTCAAAGCTGTTCTGTTTGTGCCTCCTAAGGCTCCTCATGATCTGTACGAGAGCTATTATAACAGCAAAAAATCCAACTTGAAGCTGTATGTTCGAAGGGTTTTCATCTCAGATGAGTTTGATGAGCTCCTGCCGAAGTATTTGAACTTTTTGCTG GGTCTTGTTGATTCTGATACTTTACCTCTCAACGTTTCACGAGAAATGCTCCAACAACACAGCAGCCTAAAGACAATTAAGAAGAAACTCATCCGCAAGGCCCTTGATATGATCCGTAAAATTGCAGAGGAGGATCCTGATGAGTCCAGTGACAAGGAGAAGAAAG ATGTTGAGAAGCGTGGTGACGATGATGAGAAGAAAGGCCAGTACACTCGCTTCTGGAATGAGTTTGGTAAATCAATTAAGCTTGGTATCATTGAGGATGCCACTAATAGGAACCGTCTAGCAAAACTGCTCCGATTCGAGAG CACCAAGTCGGATGGAAAATTGACTTCACTAGATCAATACATCTCAAGAATGAAATCGGGACAAAAGGATATCTTTTACATTACCGGATCAAGCAAGGAACAATTGGAGAAATCCCCATTCCTTGAACGACTTAAGAAGAAGAACTATGAG GTCATCTTTTTCACGGATCCAGTTGATGAGTACTTGATGCAATATCTCATGGACTACGAAgacaaaaagttccaaaatgTATCAAAGGAGGGCCTCAAACTAGGCAAAGACTCTAAGGACAAAGAACTCAAGGAATCTTTCAAGGATCTTACTAAATGGTGGAAGACTGCCCTTTCTTTCGACAATGTTGATGATGTGAAAGTTTCAAACCGTTTGGACAACACACCTTGTGTGGTTGTGACATCCAAGTATGGATGGAGTGCCAATATGGAAAGAATCATGCAGTCTCAGACCCTTTCAGATGCTAGCAAACAAGCATACATGCGCGGTAAGAGGGTGCTCGAGATCAACCCAAGACACCCGATCGTCAAGGATCTTCGGGAGAGAATAGTAAAGAATCCTGAG GATGAGGGCGCAAAGCAGGCTGCAAAACTGATGTACCAAACAGCTCTTCTTGAAAGTGGGTTTATTCTCAGTGACCCAAAGGATTTTGCTTCCCAAATCTATGACACGGTGAAGACTAGCTTAAACATCAGTCCCGACGCAACCGTTGATGAGGAAGAGGAAGCAGAAGTCGAAGCCGAGACCGAATCAAAGGGGGCAGAAGCAGAAGACACTTTCAAATCAGAAACTGCTGATGAGGCGGTAAAGGATGAGCTGTAG